Proteins encoded together in one Juglans regia cultivar Chandler chromosome 9, Walnut 2.0, whole genome shotgun sequence window:
- the LOC109021989 gene encoding protein MODIFIER OF SNC1 1-like isoform X3 encodes MTSSMLSGERRWASSSTRRGGMTVLGKVAVPKPINLPSQRLENHGLDPSVEIVPKGTHSWGSRSSSSTSNAWGSSTLSPRTDGGSGSPSLLSGRPSSGGSGTRPSTASSDRAHEPSVNNAWGQNSRPSSASGTLTSNQTSLTSLRPRSADNRPGSSQLSRFAEPLPENPGAWGAVGTSERLGVSAPKNDGFSLTSGDFPTLGSEKDNSGKSTESQDRGSHSRPSSSSGGVAPLKERSGTSIAGDVSMNADAKSGIVNSWRQDNPPYSKDVGTSSVEKWQADPQPYPNANNIPHHFEAWHGPPVTNPPSGVWFRGPPGGPPYGPPVGPGGFPIEPFPYYHPQMPPTALASPQPGPPTGGGPRGHHPKNGDLYRPHIPDSYIRPGMPIRPGFYPGPVAYEGYYGGPMGYCNSNERDVPFMGMVAGPSLYNRFSTQNSPEPNNSLGRSGGYGSTGKTMVPEHVESGHPHNTRGPYKVLLKQQNDWDGKIEEKKWEGTIATNAAYVEKGNQPGMSSWENDWRSDYGNDEGMGLRGTAPSQEISSQTYDNQRSSSVPVKAKSPESVGNTKAIDDISARNLESASTVLPEVTDEGGRGFVYTEIIHASEITNPASREMGVSVGDKSLESTAASRTTISRKSIHDMQGRGGNRGQRGHNSQEVDGWQKKSRVIDSPSLVSASRFETNSNVVHVHEHHTSVEASEKSASHPRAKDDRESTPVSDPSDYQSQRPKLRELEQRAKQLREEEEERTRKQMAKAHAKLEELDRRKHSMEGPTQNAENASSDAIDNKQELNAVPPTGEGSASRVEQFPVLSCELPQEKPKSVNKGSIVHNQSVSLHPNADSADVAYGNNDSHVHDGNASKQKRMGYKQKQNLEKNSNVKLISPGTNEALKHHTDAVGKVTVSVGRVANETTLTCKSSLPVNSNSVAESSSLTLNATAVVESSLPHIKKNNRSGKNKHKVKAASSMPTLPSSESKETNLVNASPECGKPNASDTKLDPNLVQSVTMSKDENLLLEQCSSLPTDDSHGRVNNSQLKSQHSRWTSRNPQVNRSAEKFHGDVIWAPVASHNKADADEASQKNVVEVISPSMKRDHQVQSNPKYKRAEIERYVPKPAAKEMAQQGSIQQLVASSINQTTSDERVGRADYSSPGTESSQPAGSASVKVGLGLDSRNGDGRQNKQQGKSHGSWRQRGSAEFSVQSTQDGPSSYPSRNVQKSVEHYQSQLPDVDSVEEQQKYSDEKSAPDGWNIPDNSESVAPVAVTVIKDQRVGGRGKRHPFKGQKGMGNNNDLDQKKISSGETSKIDTQSSSIEMSQTHLPTTTENRGIGERTTAHWQLKSQAFAANYQQGSRTSSGRSVGAGVVWTNKKESTRQGAVPQTHLHDNRTGGLSQPHRDHDQSPSEKVDVEEPLDVGHQEAKRGRRVDSLRGRPHSPNEILVSPAEQAPETLDVSRHEQRSSLGYRKSGHHNNNHLGRGHETRGDWNSSGQDSRHHNPPVNWERQRQRQTSHYEYQPVAPYDNNKSNSAEGPKDVAHNIGPRFKERSQNHSRRGGGGNSYGRQGGNDRGVDAEYQ; translated from the exons GTGGGCTTCTTCTTCTACCAGAAGAGGTGGCATGACAGTTTTAGGGAAAGTTGCTGTTCCAAAACCCATAAACTTACCAAGTCAAAG GTTAGAAAATCATGGCCTGGACCCAAGTGTGGAAATTGTTCCCAA GGGTACCCATAGCTGGGGCAGTAGATCATCTTCTTCCACATCAAATGCATGGGGTTCTTCAACACTATCTCCGCGAACTGATGGTGGTAGTGGTTCACCAAGTCTTCTCAGTGGCCGTCCTTCATCTGGTGGTAGTGGCACAAGGCCATCAACTGCCAGTAGTGATAGAGCTCATGAACCTAGTGTTAACAACGCATGGGGACAAAACTCTAGACCATCATCAGCTTCTGGCACATTGACATCTAATCAGACATCACTGACATCGTTGCGTCCTCGCAGTGCAGACAATAGACCAGGTAGCTCACAGTTATCCCGGTTTGCTGAACCATTGCCTGAAAATCCAGGTGCATGGGGTGCTGTTGGGACTTCAGAGAGACTG GGGGTATCGGCACCCAAGAATGATGGTTTTTCTCTAACTTCTGGAGATTTTCCAACACTGGGTTCGGAGAAAGATAATTCTGGCAAGAGTACTGAGTCACAAG ACCGCGGTTCTCATAGTCGACCTAGCTCATCTTCTGGTGGAGTTGCACCGCTGAAAGAGAGGAGTGGGACTTCTATAGCTG GTGATGTTTCTATGAATGCAGATGCGAAAAGTGGTATTGTGAATTCTTGGAGACAAGATAACCCTCCATACAGTAAAGATGTAGGCACGTCTAGTGTGGAGAAGTGGCAGGCTGATCCACAACCATACCCCAATGCTAATAATATTCCTCATCATTTTGAAGCTTGGCACGGTCCTCCAGTAACTAACCCTCCCAGTGGTGTTTGGTTCAGAGGACCTCCGGGCGGTCCTCCATATGGACCTCCTGTTGGTCCTGGTGGTTTTCCCATCGAACCATTTCCTTATTATCATCCTCAAATGCCGCCTACTGCTCTTGCCAGTCCACAGCCAGGTCCCCCAACAGGAGGCGGACCAAGGGGACACCATCCAAAAAATGGAGATTTGTACAGACCACATATACCGGATTCCTACATTCGGCCAGGTATGCCAATTAGGCCTGGATTTTACCCTGGTCCTGTGGCATACGAGGGCTATTATGGTGGTCCAATGGGATACTGCAATTCAAATGAACGGGATGTTCCGTTTATGGGAATGGTTGCTGGCCCCTCTCTATATAACAGGTTCTCGACCCAAAATTCCCCTGAGCCTAACAATTCACTTGGAAGATCTGGTGGATATGGTTCTACTGGCAAAACGATGGTTCCGGAACACGTGGAGTCTGGTCATCCTCATAATACTCGAGGACCATACAAAGTTCTTCTGAAGCAGCAGAATGATTGGGATGGAAAGATTGAAGAGAAAAAGTGGGAGGGAACAATAGCGACCAATGCTGCATATGTTGAGAAGGGGAACCAACCAGGAATGTCTTCATGGGAGAATGACTGGAGGTCAGATTACGGAAATGATGAGGGAATGGGTTTAAGGGGGACAGCGCCAAGTCAAGAAATCTCTAGTCAGACTTATGACAACCAACGGTCTTCTTCTGTACCTGTTAAAGCTAAGTCTCCTGAAAGTGTGGGAAATACAAAAGCAATTGATGATATTTCAGCAAGGAATTTGGAATCTGCCTCCACTGTTTTACCAGAAGTTACAG ATGAAGGTGGTAGGGGTTTTGTGTATACTGAAATAATCCATGCCTCTGAAATTACAAATCCTGCTTCCCGTGAAATGGGTGTTTCTGTTGGAGATAAGAGCCTTGAATCTACTGCTGCCAGTCGAACAACAATCTCCag GAAATCTATACATGACATGCAAGGCAGAGGTGGTAATCGTGGTCAGAGAGGGCACAATAGCCAAGAGGTTGATGGTTGGCAGAAAAAATCTCGAGTAATAGACTCTCCAAGTCTTGTATCAGCTTCACGGTTCGAGACTAATTCTAATGTCGTCCATGTTCATGAACACCATACATCTGTTGAGGCTTCTGAAAAGTCTGCATCACATCCTCGAGCAAAAGACGATAGAGAATCCACTCCTGTGTCTGATCCGAGTGATTACCAGTCACAg CGTCCTAAGTTGAGAGAGCTTGAGCAACGGGCCAAACAACtaagggaggaggaggaagaacgGACAAGAAAGCAAATGGCCAAGGCTCATGCAAAACTGGAAGAGTTGGATAGGCGTAAACATTCAATGGAAGGTCCAACTCAGAATGCAGAAAATGCTTCAAGTGATGCCATTGATAACAAGCAAGAATTGAATGCCGTTCCTCCAACTGGTGAGGGCAGTGCCAGTAGAGTTGAACAATTCCCTGTTTTGTCCTGTGAGCTACCTCAAGAGAAACCTAAGAGTGTCAACAAGGGATCCATAGTACACAATCAATCTGTGTCATTGCATCCGAATGCTGATAGTGCTGATGTTGCTTACGGTAATAATGATTCCCATGTTCACGATGGTAATGCCTCAAAGCAGAAGCGTATGGGCTACAAACAAAAGCAGAATCTTGAAAAGAACTCTAATGTGAAGTTAATTTCCCCTGGCACTAATGAGGCATTGAAACACCATACTGATGCAGTGGGTAAGGTCACAGTCTCAGTTGGTAGGGTTGCCAATGAAACCACCTTGACCTGCAAATCAAGCTTGCCTGTGAACTCAAATTCAGTGGCTGAGTCCTCGAGCTTGACTTTGAATGCAACTGCAGTGGTTGAGTCCTCCTTACCTCACATAAAAAAGAATAACAGGAGTGGCAAGAACAAACACAAAGTCAAGGCAGCATCATCTATGCCTACTTTACCATCATCAGAATCAAAAGAAACAAATCTTGTGAATGCTTCTCCTGAATGTGGTAAGCCAAATGCTTCTGATACTAAATTGGATCCTAACTTGGTTCAGTCAGTAACCATGTCCAAAGATGAAAATCTATTATTGGAGCAATGTTCATCTTTACCAACGGACGATTCTCATGGTAGAGTGAATAATAGCCAGTTGAAATCTCAGCATTCTCGGTGGACGTCAAGAAACCCACAAGTTAATAGATCAGCAGAGAAATTTCATGGTGATGTTATTTGGGCACCAGTGGCGTCACATAATAAAGCTGATGCTGATGAAGCCAGTCAGAAAAATGTAGTTGAAGTGATTTCTCCATCCATGAAGCGTGATCATCAAGTACAGAGTAACCCCAAATATAAGAGGGCTGAAATTGAGCGATATGTACCAAAGCCTGCAGCAAAAGAAATGGCTCAGCAAGGAAGCATTCAACAACTGGTGGCATCCTCAATAAATCAGACTACATCAGATGAGAGAGTTGGGAGAGCAGATTATAGCTCTCCAGGCACTGAAAGTAGTCAACCCGCTGGCTCAGCTAGTGTAAAAGTGGGGCTTGGCTTGGACTCCCGAAATGGGGATGGTAGGCAGAACAAGCAGCAGGGAAAATCTCATGGGTCGTGGAGGCAACGTGGTTCAGCAGAGTTCAGTGTGCAGAGTACACAAGATGGGCCTTCTTCATACCCTAGTCGGAATGTTCAAAAATCTGTTGAACATTACCAAAGTCAGCTGCCGGATGTAGATTCAGTGGAAGAACAACAAAAGTATTCCGATGAAAAGAGTGCTCCTGATGGATGGAACATTCCTGACAATTCTGAGTCAGTTGCACCAGTTGCAGTTACTGTCATAAAAGATCAGAGAGTGGGAGGCAGAGGAAAACGACATCCATTCAAGGGACAGAAAGGCATGGGGAATAATAATGATCTCGATCAGAAGAAAATTAGCAGTGGAGAAACCAGCAAAATTGATACCCAATCTTCCTCCATAGAAATGAGTCAAACACACTTGCCTACTACAACAGAAAATCGAGGTATTGGGGAACGTACAACAGCTCATTGGCAACTCAAATCTCAGGCATTTGCTGCTAATTATCAACAGGGAAGCAGAACCAGTAGCGGCCGAAGCGTAGGTGCTGGAGTTGTCTGGACGAACAAAAAGGAGTCTACTCGTCAGGGTGCAGTACCACAAACACACCTTCATGACAACAGAACCGGTGGTTTGTCACAGCCTCACCGTGATCATGATCAATCTCCCTCTGAAAAAGTCGATGTGGAAGAACCATTGGATGTAGGGCATCAAGAGGCTAAAAGAGGGAGAAGGGTAGATTCCTTGAGGGGACGACCCCACTCCCCGAATGAAATTCTTGTTAGCCCAGCCGAACAAGCCCCTGAAACTCTGGATGTTAGTAGACACGAGCAACGGTCATCATTGGGGTACCGCAAGAGTGGACACCATAATAATAACCATCTTGGCAGGGGGCATGAAACTCGTGGAGATTGGAACTCATCCGGGCAAGATAGCAGACATCATAACCCACCAGTAAACTGGGAGAGGCAGAGGCAGAGGCAGACTTCACATTACGAGTACCAGCCAGTCGCCCCCTACGACAATAACAAATCAAACAGTGCTGAGGGACCTAAAGATGTAGCACATAATATAGGTCCAAGGTTTAAGGAAAGGAGTCAGAATCACTCGAGGCGTGGTGGTGGGGGAAACTCTTATGGACGGCAAGGTGGCAACGATCGAGGAGTAGATGCGGAATATCAGTAG
- the LOC109021989 gene encoding protein MODIFIER OF SNC1 1-like isoform X2: MTSSMLSGERRWASSSTRRGGMTVLGKVAVPKPINLPSQRLENHGLDPSVEIVPKGTHSWGSRSSSSTSNAWGSSTLSPRTDGGSGSPSLLSGRPSSGGSGTRPSTASSDRAHEPSVNNAWGQNSRPSSASGTLTSNQTSLTSLRPRSADNRPGSSQLSRFAEPLPENPGAWGAVGTSERLGVSAPKNDGFSLTSGDFPTLGSEKDNSGKSTESQDRGSHSRPSSSSGGVAPLKERSGTSIADAKSGIVNSWRQDNPPYSKDVGTSSVEKWQADPQPYPNANNIPHHFEAWHGPPVTNPPSGVWFRGPPGGPPYGPPVGPGGFPIEPFPYYHPQMPPTALASPQPGPPTGGGPRGHHPKNGDLYRPHIPDSYIRPGMPIRPGFYPGPVAYEGYYGGPMGYCNSNERDVPFMGMVAGPSLYNRFSTQNSPEPNNSLGRSGGYGSTGKTMVPEHVESGHPHNTRGPYKVLLKQQNDWDGKIEEKKWEGTIATNAAYVEKGNQPGMSSWENDWRSDYGNDEGMGLRGTAPSQEISSQTYDNQRSSSVPVKAKSPESVGNTKAIDDISARNLESASTVLPEVTGSVSSVPNESTLIKKIEGLNAKARASDKQHNITSVPSWEEQNNISQVHNAKANHSADEGGRGFVYTEIIHASEITNPASREMGVSVGDKSLESTAASRTTISRKSIHDMQGRGGNRGQRGHNSQEVDGWQKKSRVIDSPSLVSASRFETNSNVVHVHEHHTSVEASEKSASHPRAKDDRESTPVSDPSDYQSQRPKLRELEQRAKQLREEEEERTRKQMAKAHAKLEELDRRKHSMEGPTQNAENASSDAIDNKQELNAVPPTGEGSASRVEQFPVLSCELPQEKPKSVNKGSIVHNQSVSLHPNADSADVAYGNNDSHVHDGNASKQKRMGYKQKQNLEKNSNVKLISPGTNEALKHHTDAVGKVTVSVGRVANETTLTCKSSLPVNSNSVAESSSLTLNATAVVESSLPHIKKNNRSGKNKHKVKAASSMPTLPSSESKETNLVNASPECGKPNASDTKLDPNLVQSVTMSKDENLLLEQCSSLPTDDSHGRVNNSQLKSQHSRWTSRNPQVNRSAEKFHGDVIWAPVASHNKADADEASQKNVVEVISPSMKRDHQVQSNPKYKRAEIERYVPKPAAKEMAQQGSIQQLVASSINQTTSDERVGRADYSSPGTESSQPAGSASVKVGLGLDSRNGDGRQNKQQGKSHGSWRQRGSAEFSVQSTQDGPSSYPSRNVQKSVEHYQSQLPDVDSVEEQQKYSDEKSAPDGWNIPDNSESVAPVAVTVIKDQRVGGRGKRHPFKGQKGMGNNNDLDQKKISSGETSKIDTQSSSIEMSQTHLPTTTENRGIGERTTAHWQLKSQAFAANYQQGSRTSSGRSVGAGVVWTNKKESTRQGAVPQTHLHDNRTGGLSQPHRDHDQSPSEKVDVEEPLDVGHQEAKRGRRVDSLRGRPHSPNEILVSPAEQAPETLDVSRHEQRSSLGYRKSGHHNNNHLGRGHETRGDWNSSGQDSRHHNPPVNWERQRQRQTSHYEYQPVAPYDNNKSNSAEGPKDVAHNIGPRFKERSQNHSRRGGGGNSYGRQGGNDRGVDAEYQ; the protein is encoded by the exons GTGGGCTTCTTCTTCTACCAGAAGAGGTGGCATGACAGTTTTAGGGAAAGTTGCTGTTCCAAAACCCATAAACTTACCAAGTCAAAG GTTAGAAAATCATGGCCTGGACCCAAGTGTGGAAATTGTTCCCAA GGGTACCCATAGCTGGGGCAGTAGATCATCTTCTTCCACATCAAATGCATGGGGTTCTTCAACACTATCTCCGCGAACTGATGGTGGTAGTGGTTCACCAAGTCTTCTCAGTGGCCGTCCTTCATCTGGTGGTAGTGGCACAAGGCCATCAACTGCCAGTAGTGATAGAGCTCATGAACCTAGTGTTAACAACGCATGGGGACAAAACTCTAGACCATCATCAGCTTCTGGCACATTGACATCTAATCAGACATCACTGACATCGTTGCGTCCTCGCAGTGCAGACAATAGACCAGGTAGCTCACAGTTATCCCGGTTTGCTGAACCATTGCCTGAAAATCCAGGTGCATGGGGTGCTGTTGGGACTTCAGAGAGACTG GGGGTATCGGCACCCAAGAATGATGGTTTTTCTCTAACTTCTGGAGATTTTCCAACACTGGGTTCGGAGAAAGATAATTCTGGCAAGAGTACTGAGTCACAAG ACCGCGGTTCTCATAGTCGACCTAGCTCATCTTCTGGTGGAGTTGCACCGCTGAAAGAGAGGAGTGGGACTTCTATAGCTG ATGCGAAAAGTGGTATTGTGAATTCTTGGAGACAAGATAACCCTCCATACAGTAAAGATGTAGGCACGTCTAGTGTGGAGAAGTGGCAGGCTGATCCACAACCATACCCCAATGCTAATAATATTCCTCATCATTTTGAAGCTTGGCACGGTCCTCCAGTAACTAACCCTCCCAGTGGTGTTTGGTTCAGAGGACCTCCGGGCGGTCCTCCATATGGACCTCCTGTTGGTCCTGGTGGTTTTCCCATCGAACCATTTCCTTATTATCATCCTCAAATGCCGCCTACTGCTCTTGCCAGTCCACAGCCAGGTCCCCCAACAGGAGGCGGACCAAGGGGACACCATCCAAAAAATGGAGATTTGTACAGACCACATATACCGGATTCCTACATTCGGCCAGGTATGCCAATTAGGCCTGGATTTTACCCTGGTCCTGTGGCATACGAGGGCTATTATGGTGGTCCAATGGGATACTGCAATTCAAATGAACGGGATGTTCCGTTTATGGGAATGGTTGCTGGCCCCTCTCTATATAACAGGTTCTCGACCCAAAATTCCCCTGAGCCTAACAATTCACTTGGAAGATCTGGTGGATATGGTTCTACTGGCAAAACGATGGTTCCGGAACACGTGGAGTCTGGTCATCCTCATAATACTCGAGGACCATACAAAGTTCTTCTGAAGCAGCAGAATGATTGGGATGGAAAGATTGAAGAGAAAAAGTGGGAGGGAACAATAGCGACCAATGCTGCATATGTTGAGAAGGGGAACCAACCAGGAATGTCTTCATGGGAGAATGACTGGAGGTCAGATTACGGAAATGATGAGGGAATGGGTTTAAGGGGGACAGCGCCAAGTCAAGAAATCTCTAGTCAGACTTATGACAACCAACGGTCTTCTTCTGTACCTGTTAAAGCTAAGTCTCCTGAAAGTGTGGGAAATACAAAAGCAATTGATGATATTTCAGCAAGGAATTTGGAATCTGCCTCCACTGTTTTACCAGAAGTTACAGGTTCTGTTTCATCTGTTCCAAATGAATCCACTCTTATTAAGAAAATTGAGGGATTAAATGCAAAAGCCCGGGCTTCTGATAAACAACATAATATTACATCCGTTCCCAGTTGGGAGGAGCAAAATAATATATCGCAGGTTCATAATGCCAAGGCTAACCATTCTGCAGATGAAGGTGGTAGGGGTTTTGTGTATACTGAAATAATCCATGCCTCTGAAATTACAAATCCTGCTTCCCGTGAAATGGGTGTTTCTGTTGGAGATAAGAGCCTTGAATCTACTGCTGCCAGTCGAACAACAATCTCCag GAAATCTATACATGACATGCAAGGCAGAGGTGGTAATCGTGGTCAGAGAGGGCACAATAGCCAAGAGGTTGATGGTTGGCAGAAAAAATCTCGAGTAATAGACTCTCCAAGTCTTGTATCAGCTTCACGGTTCGAGACTAATTCTAATGTCGTCCATGTTCATGAACACCATACATCTGTTGAGGCTTCTGAAAAGTCTGCATCACATCCTCGAGCAAAAGACGATAGAGAATCCACTCCTGTGTCTGATCCGAGTGATTACCAGTCACAg CGTCCTAAGTTGAGAGAGCTTGAGCAACGGGCCAAACAACtaagggaggaggaggaagaacgGACAAGAAAGCAAATGGCCAAGGCTCATGCAAAACTGGAAGAGTTGGATAGGCGTAAACATTCAATGGAAGGTCCAACTCAGAATGCAGAAAATGCTTCAAGTGATGCCATTGATAACAAGCAAGAATTGAATGCCGTTCCTCCAACTGGTGAGGGCAGTGCCAGTAGAGTTGAACAATTCCCTGTTTTGTCCTGTGAGCTACCTCAAGAGAAACCTAAGAGTGTCAACAAGGGATCCATAGTACACAATCAATCTGTGTCATTGCATCCGAATGCTGATAGTGCTGATGTTGCTTACGGTAATAATGATTCCCATGTTCACGATGGTAATGCCTCAAAGCAGAAGCGTATGGGCTACAAACAAAAGCAGAATCTTGAAAAGAACTCTAATGTGAAGTTAATTTCCCCTGGCACTAATGAGGCATTGAAACACCATACTGATGCAGTGGGTAAGGTCACAGTCTCAGTTGGTAGGGTTGCCAATGAAACCACCTTGACCTGCAAATCAAGCTTGCCTGTGAACTCAAATTCAGTGGCTGAGTCCTCGAGCTTGACTTTGAATGCAACTGCAGTGGTTGAGTCCTCCTTACCTCACATAAAAAAGAATAACAGGAGTGGCAAGAACAAACACAAAGTCAAGGCAGCATCATCTATGCCTACTTTACCATCATCAGAATCAAAAGAAACAAATCTTGTGAATGCTTCTCCTGAATGTGGTAAGCCAAATGCTTCTGATACTAAATTGGATCCTAACTTGGTTCAGTCAGTAACCATGTCCAAAGATGAAAATCTATTATTGGAGCAATGTTCATCTTTACCAACGGACGATTCTCATGGTAGAGTGAATAATAGCCAGTTGAAATCTCAGCATTCTCGGTGGACGTCAAGAAACCCACAAGTTAATAGATCAGCAGAGAAATTTCATGGTGATGTTATTTGGGCACCAGTGGCGTCACATAATAAAGCTGATGCTGATGAAGCCAGTCAGAAAAATGTAGTTGAAGTGATTTCTCCATCCATGAAGCGTGATCATCAAGTACAGAGTAACCCCAAATATAAGAGGGCTGAAATTGAGCGATATGTACCAAAGCCTGCAGCAAAAGAAATGGCTCAGCAAGGAAGCATTCAACAACTGGTGGCATCCTCAATAAATCAGACTACATCAGATGAGAGAGTTGGGAGAGCAGATTATAGCTCTCCAGGCACTGAAAGTAGTCAACCCGCTGGCTCAGCTAGTGTAAAAGTGGGGCTTGGCTTGGACTCCCGAAATGGGGATGGTAGGCAGAACAAGCAGCAGGGAAAATCTCATGGGTCGTGGAGGCAACGTGGTTCAGCAGAGTTCAGTGTGCAGAGTACACAAGATGGGCCTTCTTCATACCCTAGTCGGAATGTTCAAAAATCTGTTGAACATTACCAAAGTCAGCTGCCGGATGTAGATTCAGTGGAAGAACAACAAAAGTATTCCGATGAAAAGAGTGCTCCTGATGGATGGAACATTCCTGACAATTCTGAGTCAGTTGCACCAGTTGCAGTTACTGTCATAAAAGATCAGAGAGTGGGAGGCAGAGGAAAACGACATCCATTCAAGGGACAGAAAGGCATGGGGAATAATAATGATCTCGATCAGAAGAAAATTAGCAGTGGAGAAACCAGCAAAATTGATACCCAATCTTCCTCCATAGAAATGAGTCAAACACACTTGCCTACTACAACAGAAAATCGAGGTATTGGGGAACGTACAACAGCTCATTGGCAACTCAAATCTCAGGCATTTGCTGCTAATTATCAACAGGGAAGCAGAACCAGTAGCGGCCGAAGCGTAGGTGCTGGAGTTGTCTGGACGAACAAAAAGGAGTCTACTCGTCAGGGTGCAGTACCACAAACACACCTTCATGACAACAGAACCGGTGGTTTGTCACAGCCTCACCGTGATCATGATCAATCTCCCTCTGAAAAAGTCGATGTGGAAGAACCATTGGATGTAGGGCATCAAGAGGCTAAAAGAGGGAGAAGGGTAGATTCCTTGAGGGGACGACCCCACTCCCCGAATGAAATTCTTGTTAGCCCAGCCGAACAAGCCCCTGAAACTCTGGATGTTAGTAGACACGAGCAACGGTCATCATTGGGGTACCGCAAGAGTGGACACCATAATAATAACCATCTTGGCAGGGGGCATGAAACTCGTGGAGATTGGAACTCATCCGGGCAAGATAGCAGACATCATAACCCACCAGTAAACTGGGAGAGGCAGAGGCAGAGGCAGACTTCACATTACGAGTACCAGCCAGTCGCCCCCTACGACAATAACAAATCAAACAGTGCTGAGGGACCTAAAGATGTAGCACATAATATAGGTCCAAGGTTTAAGGAAAGGAGTCAGAATCACTCGAGGCGTGGTGGTGGGGGAAACTCTTATGGACGGCAAGGTGGCAACGATCGAGGAGTAGATGCGGAATATCAGTAG